A part of Aegilops tauschii subsp. strangulata cultivar AL8/78 chromosome 2, Aet v6.0, whole genome shotgun sequence genomic DNA contains:
- the LOC109785770 gene encoding probable pectinesterase 66, with the protein MRAPFCLVVVVGVLLLLRWPASSLASVQVARTITVDQLGGGDYTTVQSAVDAVPDGNSQWVKIYVKHGSYREKVIIPSEKGFILLEGDGSSSTDINFDSHVDGVDAPGITPITGRLRGNLAEISPTYNSSTFIVHSDNFVARNIAFKNTYTGNKPAVAFLMDGDKGAFYDCAFHGYQDTLSDLAGRHYFRHCLVEGAVDFIFGYGKSIYEDCTLQSNMAASSQQPGWVTAHGRAADKSAAFVFKGGSITGSGQQYLGRAWNEQATVVFYQVNMAGIVVPQGWDKWTPSQDVSQVTFAEVGCSGPGSGTSGRVPWEKHMNNADVQRFVDIGFIDDGWLSNQP; encoded by the exons ATGCGGGCGCCGTTCtgcctcgtcgtcgtcgtcggtgtgctcctgctgctccGGTGGCCAGCGTCGAGCCTCGCTTCGGTGCAGGTGGCCCGGACCATCACCGTGGACCAGCTCGGAGGAGGGGACTACACGACGGTGCAGTCGGCGGTGGACGCCGTGCCGGACGGCAACAGCCAGTGGGTCAAGATCTATGTCAAGCATGGGAGCTACAG AGAGAAGGTGATAATCCCAAGTGAAAAGGGCTTCATCTTGCTCGAAGGTGACGGCTCCTCGTCAACGGACATCAACTTCGACTCGCACGTTGACGGCGTCGACGCGCCCGGCATCACCCCTATCACGGGCCGCCTGCGCGGCAACCTCGCGGAAATCTCGCCGACGTACAACAGCTCCACCTTCATAGTCCATTCCGACAACTTCGTCGCCCGCAACATCGCCTTCAAG AACACGTACACCGGCAACAAGCCCGCGGTTGCGTTCCTCATGGACGGCGACAAGGGCGCGTTCTACGACTGCGCCTTCCACGGGTACCAGGACACGCTCTCCGACCTCGCCGGCCGGCACTACTTCCGCCACTGCCTCGTCGAGGGCGCCGTGGACTTCATCTTCGGCTACGGGAAGTCCATCTACGAGGACTGCACTCTCCAGTCGAACATGGCGGCGTCGTCCCAGCAGCCCGGGTGGGTGACGGCGCACGGCAGGGCCGCCGACAAGAGCGCCGCGTTCGTGTTCAAGGGCGGTTCGATCACGGGCTCCGGGCAGCAGTACCTCGGCCGCGCGTGGAACGAGCAGGCCACCGTGGTGTTCTACCAGGTGAACATGGCCGGCATCGTCGTCCCGCAGGGGTGGGACAAGTGGACCCCCAGCCAAGATGT GTCACAAGTGACGTTTGCGGAGGTCGGATGCAGTGGCCCGGGTTCCGGCACCAGCGGAAGAGTGCCATGGGAGAAGCACATGAACAATGCAGATGTGCAGAGATTCGTGGACATCGGGTTCATCGACGACGGTTGGCTATCCAATCAACCTTAG